A genomic segment from Paramixta manurensis encodes:
- a CDS encoding 1,4-dihydroxy-2-naphthoate polyprenyltransferase, which translates to MENIQLSVGISSSRAWLESLRLRTLPLAFASIINGSALAWWQGHFTPSIALLTLLTAGLLQVLSNLANDYGDTLKGSDTQQRIGPLRGMQKGAITPMQMRSALAITVVLTIFSGVSLIVLACETLSDMLGFLLLGALAICAAIAYTVGKKPYGYLGLGDLSVLIFFGWLGVLGSEYLQTQHFSSLALLPATACGLLAAAVLNVNNMRDIETDGQHGKYTLAVRLGAQNARRYHVALLAAAWLCFALFALFTRQGVASWLFLLATPLLYKQMRYVLRETSAQAMRPMLEKTVKVALLTNILFALGVALS; encoded by the coding sequence ATGGAAAATATTCAATTGTCAGTCGGCATCAGTTCGTCACGCGCGTGGCTGGAAAGCTTACGTTTGCGCACCTTACCGCTGGCCTTTGCCTCGATTATTAACGGCTCTGCGCTGGCATGGTGGCAGGGGCATTTCACGCCGAGTATCGCATTATTGACGCTATTGACCGCCGGGTTATTGCAAGTCTTGTCCAATCTGGCAAATGATTATGGCGATACCCTTAAAGGTAGCGATACGCAACAGCGTATAGGGCCGTTACGCGGTATGCAGAAAGGCGCGATCACACCGATGCAAATGCGTTCAGCATTGGCAATTACCGTCGTGTTGACGATTTTTTCCGGCGTATCACTGATTGTGCTCGCCTGCGAAACGTTAAGCGATATGCTCGGCTTTCTTCTGCTCGGCGCACTCGCCATTTGCGCAGCCATCGCCTACACCGTCGGCAAAAAGCCGTATGGTTACCTGGGGCTGGGTGACCTTTCAGTACTCATCTTCTTCGGTTGGCTGGGCGTCTTAGGCAGCGAATATCTACAAACACAACATTTCAGTAGCCTTGCACTGCTTCCGGCTACCGCCTGCGGCTTGCTGGCGGCTGCGGTGCTAAATGTCAATAATATGCGCGACATCGAAACTGACGGGCAGCACGGCAAATACACGTTAGCCGTGCGTTTAGGTGCGCAGAACGCCCGCCGTTACCATGTTGCATTGCTAGCCGCCGCCTGGCTCTGTTTCGCGCTTTTTGCCTTATTCACCCGTCAGGGCGTAGCCAGTTGGCTGTTTTTGTTAGCAACGCCGCTACTGTATAAGCAAATGCGTTACGTTCTGCGCGAAACCAGCGCGCAAGCAATGCGGCCAATGCTGGAGAAAACGGTGAAGGTTGCATTGCTCACCAACATCCTGTTTGCGCTCGGCGTAGCGCTCAGTTAA
- the rraA gene encoding ribonuclease E activity regulator RraA, whose translation MKYDTSELCDIYHEEVNVVEPLFSNFGGRTSFGGQIITVKCFEDNGLLYDLLEENGRGRILLVDGGGSVRRALVDAALARLAVQNEWEGIVVYGSVRQVDELEELDIGIQAIAAIPAGAAGEGIGESDVRVNFGGVTFFSGDHLYADNTGMILSEDPLDLE comes from the coding sequence ATGAAATACGATACTTCCGAACTCTGCGACATCTATCACGAAGAAGTGAATGTTGTGGAACCGCTCTTTTCGAACTTTGGTGGCCGAACCTCCTTTGGCGGGCAGATCATCACGGTAAAATGTTTCGAGGACAACGGCCTGTTATACGACCTGCTGGAAGAGAATGGCCGCGGTCGTATTCTACTGGTAGATGGCGGTGGTTCCGTACGTCGCGCACTGGTGGATGCCGCCCTGGCGAGGCTTGCGGTGCAGAACGAATGGGAAGGCATCGTGGTATATGGTTCCGTGCGTCAGGTTGATGAACTGGAAGAGCTGGATATTGGCATTCAGGCGATTGCCGCAATACCGGCAGGCGCGGCGGGAGAAGGGATTGGTGAAAGCGATGTTCGCGTTAACTTCGGTGGCGTCACCTTCTTTTCAGGCGACCATCTCTACGCGGACAATACCGGGATGATTCTTTCCGAAGACCCGCTTGATCTGGAGTAA
- the zapB gene encoding cell division protein ZapB, which produces MSFEVFEKLEAKVQQAIDTITLLQMEIEELKEQNGALKQEVQQASGNSDALVRENQHLKEEQHVWQERLRALLGKMEEV; this is translated from the coding sequence ATGTCATTTGAAGTGTTCGAGAAACTGGAAGCGAAAGTACAGCAGGCGATTGATACCATCACGCTGTTACAGATGGAGATCGAAGAGCTAAAAGAACAAAACGGTGCGCTAAAACAGGAAGTGCAACAGGCGTCAGGTAATAGCGATGCATTAGTGCGCGAAAACCAGCACCTAAAAGAAGAACAGCACGTCTGGCAGGAGCGTTTACGCGCGCTGCTGGGCAAAATGGAAGAAGTGTAA
- a CDS encoding MIP/aquaporin family protein → MSLTTSTLKGQCIAEFLGIGLIIFFGAGCVAALKLAGASFGQWEISIIWGLGVSMAIYMSAAISGAHLNPAVTVALWLFANFDGRKVLPYIVAQVAGAFCAAALVYGLYYNLFLDFEQSHHMVRGSVESLDLAGIFSTYPNPHISVVQAFLVETVITAVLMSLIMALTDDGNGIPRGPLAPLLIGLLIAIIGASMGPLTGFALNPARDFGPKLFEWLAGWGNVAFTGGRDIPYFLVPIFGPLVGASLGAYGYRTLIGRNLPSEIHAETSEKAEKPVARAEQRKA, encoded by the coding sequence ATGAGTCTTACAACAAGCACACTCAAAGGTCAGTGCATCGCCGAATTTCTTGGCATCGGTTTGATCATCTTCTTTGGTGCGGGCTGCGTCGCCGCTCTGAAACTGGCTGGCGCCAGCTTTGGACAATGGGAGATCAGTATCATTTGGGGCCTGGGCGTTTCCATGGCTATCTATATGAGCGCCGCCATTTCCGGCGCACACCTTAACCCCGCTGTAACCGTTGCTCTGTGGCTTTTCGCTAATTTTGACGGGCGCAAAGTCTTACCCTACATCGTGGCGCAAGTTGCCGGCGCATTTTGCGCGGCGGCGCTGGTTTACGGCCTTTACTACAACCTGTTTTTAGATTTTGAACAGTCCCACCATATGGTACGCGGTTCGGTTGAAAGCCTCGATCTGGCAGGCATTTTTTCTACCTATCCTAACCCGCACATTAGCGTGGTACAGGCGTTTCTGGTTGAAACCGTGATTACCGCCGTTTTGATGTCGCTGATCATGGCGCTAACCGACGATGGTAACGGCATCCCTCGCGGCCCACTGGCACCGCTGTTAATCGGCCTGCTCATTGCCATTATTGGCGCATCAATGGGTCCGCTTACCGGGTTCGCCCTTAATCCGGCACGTGACTTTGGGCCTAAACTGTTCGAATGGCTGGCAGGTTGGGGCAATGTCGCCTTTACCGGCGGCCGTGATATTCCTTATTTCCTTGTGCCGATCTTCGGTCCTTTAGTCGGCGCCAGCTTGGGTGCATACGGATATCGCACCTTAATTGGCCGCAATTTGCCGAGTGAAATTCACGCAGAGACCAGCGAAAAGGCGGAAAAACCCGTCGCACGGGCTGAACAGCGTAAAGCGTAA
- the glpK gene encoding glycerol kinase GlpK, producing the protein MSTDKKYIVALDQGTTSSRAVVLDHDANIIAVSQREFQQIYPKAGWVEHDPMDIWASQSSTLVEVLAHADIRSDEIAAIGITNQRETAIIWDKETGKPIYNAIVWQDPRTADYCEKLKKEGLEEYIQHTTGLVINPYFSGTKVKWILDHVEGARERAKRGELLFGNVDSWLVWKMTQGRVHITDYTNASRTMMFNIHKLEWDQRMLDILDIPREMLPEVKSSSEVYGQTNIGGKGGTRIPIAGIAGDQQAALYGQLCVQPGMAKNTYGTGCFMLMNTGTEAVTSTHGLLTTIACGPRGEVNYALEGAVFIGGASIQWLRDEMKLISDSTDSEYFALKVKDTNGVYMVPAFTGLGAPYWDPYARGAIFGLTRGANANHIIRATLESIAYQTRDVLEAMQNDANTRLQSLRVDGGAVANNFLMQFQSDILGARVERPEVREVTALGAAYLAGLAVGFWQDLEEVRAKAVVEREFRPSIETTERNYRYAGWKKAVARAQAWEDQDNS; encoded by the coding sequence ATGTCTACCGATAAAAAATATATTGTCGCGCTTGACCAAGGCACCACCAGCTCTCGTGCGGTGGTACTTGACCATGATGCCAACATTATCGCGGTTTCTCAGCGCGAGTTTCAGCAAATCTATCCTAAAGCCGGTTGGGTCGAGCATGATCCGATGGATATCTGGGCATCGCAAAGTTCGACGCTGGTTGAAGTATTGGCCCATGCCGATATCCGCTCTGATGAAATTGCCGCAATTGGCATCACTAACCAGCGCGAAACCGCCATTATCTGGGACAAAGAGACGGGTAAACCGATCTATAACGCGATTGTCTGGCAAGATCCCCGCACCGCAGATTATTGCGAAAAGTTGAAAAAAGAGGGGCTGGAAGAGTATATCCAGCACACCACGGGTTTGGTCATCAACCCCTATTTCTCCGGCACCAAAGTGAAATGGATCCTCGACCATGTGGAAGGGGCGCGTGAGCGGGCGAAACGTGGCGAACTGCTGTTCGGTAACGTCGATTCTTGGCTGGTCTGGAAAATGACTCAAGGACGGGTTCATATCACCGATTACACCAACGCCTCGCGCACCATGATGTTCAATATCCACAAACTGGAGTGGGATCAGCGCATGCTGGATATCCTCGATATTCCACGTGAAATGCTGCCGGAAGTGAAATCCTCTTCCGAGGTATATGGGCAAACCAATATTGGCGGTAAGGGCGGTACACGTATTCCTATCGCCGGTATCGCCGGCGACCAACAGGCAGCGCTATATGGGCAACTTTGCGTACAACCGGGCATGGCGAAAAATACCTACGGCACTGGCTGCTTTATGCTGATGAACACCGGCACCGAGGCGGTTACCTCCACGCACGGCTTGCTAACCACCATTGCTTGTGGTCCACGGGGTGAAGTTAACTATGCGCTGGAAGGCGCAGTATTTATCGGCGGCGCGTCCATCCAATGGCTGCGTGACGAGATGAAATTAATTAGTGACTCGACTGACTCGGAATACTTCGCGTTAAAAGTGAAGGACACCAACGGTGTATATATGGTCCCGGCCTTTACCGGTCTCGGCGCGCCATATTGGGATCCGTACGCACGCGGCGCAATCTTCGGCCTGACGCGTGGTGCCAATGCTAACCATATTATCCGCGCTACGCTTGAGTCCATCGCCTATCAGACTCGCGACGTGCTGGAGGCGATGCAAAACGACGCCAATACACGCCTACAATCGCTGCGTGTTGACGGCGGCGCGGTTGCCAACAACTTCCTGATGCAGTTCCAGTCTGACATTCTCGGCGCACGCGTAGAGCGGCCGGAAGTGCGCGAAGTGACGGCGCTGGGCGCCGCCTATCTTGCCGGACTGGCAGTCGGCTTCTGGCAGGATTTGGAAGAAGTCCGCGCCAAAGCGGTGGTGGAACGCGAATTCCGGCCGAGCATTGAAACAACTGAGCGTAACTATCGCTACGCGGGCTGGAAGAAAGCCGTTGCCCGGGCGCAAGCATGGGAAGATCAAGATAACAGTTAA
- the glpX gene encoding class II fructose-bisphosphatase, which produces MKRELAIEFSRVTEAAALAGYKWLGRGDKNAADGAAVHAMRIMLNKVDIDGQIVIGEGEIDEAPMLYIGEKVGTGHGDAVDIAVDPIEGTRMTAMGQANALAVLAVGDKGTFLHAPDMYMEKLIVGPAAKNSIDLNLPLATNLQKIATALGKTLGELTVTILAKPRHDAVIQQMQQLGVRVFAIPDGDVAASILTCMPDSEVDVLYGIGGAPEGVISAAVIRALDGNMQGRLLARHEVKDDNEENRRIGAQELARCAEMGIQANKVLKLEDMARNDNVIFAATGITSGDLLKGITRKGNIASSETLLIRGKSRTIRRIQSIHYLDRKDQNLHQYLL; this is translated from the coding sequence ATGAAACGAGAACTCGCTATTGAATTTTCCCGCGTTACCGAAGCCGCCGCGCTGGCTGGCTATAAATGGCTGGGGCGCGGTGATAAAAATGCCGCTGACGGCGCTGCCGTTCACGCTATGCGCATCATGCTGAACAAAGTCGATATTGACGGGCAAATTGTGATTGGCGAAGGCGAAATTGATGAAGCGCCTATGCTGTATATCGGTGAAAAAGTCGGAACCGGGCACGGGGATGCAGTTGATATCGCCGTCGATCCCATTGAGGGTACCCGCATGACCGCGATGGGCCAGGCGAACGCATTGGCGGTGCTGGCGGTCGGAGATAAAGGCACATTCCTCCATGCGCCAGATATGTACATGGAGAAATTAATCGTCGGGCCGGCCGCCAAAAACAGTATTGATCTCAATCTGCCGCTGGCAACCAACCTACAAAAGATCGCGACGGCGTTGGGTAAAACGCTCGGTGAGCTCACCGTGACTATTCTGGCTAAACCACGCCACGACGCCGTGATTCAGCAAATGCAGCAGCTAGGCGTGCGGGTATTCGCCATTCCTGACGGCGATGTGGCTGCGTCGATCTTGACCTGTATGCCCGACAGCGAAGTTGATGTGCTGTATGGTATTGGCGGCGCGCCGGAAGGTGTCATTTCTGCGGCAGTCATTCGCGCGCTTGATGGCAATATGCAGGGCCGTTTATTGGCACGCCATGAAGTTAAGGACGATAACGAAGAAAATCGACGCATTGGCGCACAGGAGTTGGCGCGTTGTGCAGAGATGGGGATCCAGGCCAATAAAGTACTAAAACTGGAAGATATGGCTCGCAACGATAATGTCATTTTCGCTGCCACCGGCATTACCAGCGGCGATCTACTAAAAGGGATCACGCGTAAAGGCAACATCGCCAGCAGCGAAACGCTGTTGATTCGTGGAAAATCCCGCACCATCCGCCGTATTCAATCAATCCACTATCTCGATCGCAAAGACCAAAACCTGCATCAGTATCTTTTGTGA
- the fpr gene encoding ferredoxin--NADP(+) reductase — translation MAEWVNAKVSKVDNWTENLFSITVQAPVASFTAGQFAKLALEIDGERVQRAYSYVNAPSDHNLEFYLVTVPEGKLSPRLHALRPGDDIMVTKDAAGFFVLEEVPECQTLWMLATGTAIGPYLSILQEGKDLERFDNIVLVHAARFSTDLSYLPLMQQLQQRYNGKLRIQTVVSREEMAGSLTGRVPALIENGQLEQAVGLEIDAETSHIMLCGNPQMVRDTQQLLKETRGMRKHLRRKPGHMTSEHYW, via the coding sequence ATGGCTGAGTGGGTCAATGCAAAAGTGAGTAAAGTTGACAACTGGACGGAGAACTTATTTAGCATCACCGTACAGGCGCCCGTCGCTTCGTTTACCGCTGGTCAATTTGCCAAGCTGGCGCTGGAAATTGATGGAGAGCGCGTACAGCGTGCTTATTCCTACGTTAATGCGCCGAGCGATCATAATCTGGAGTTTTATCTGGTTACCGTGCCGGAAGGTAAATTGAGCCCGCGCCTGCACGCGCTACGGCCTGGCGATGACATTATGGTGACTAAGGATGCAGCGGGCTTTTTCGTTTTGGAAGAGGTTCCCGAGTGCCAAACACTATGGATGCTGGCAACCGGCACCGCCATTGGTCCATACCTTTCGATACTACAAGAAGGCAAAGACCTCGAACGTTTCGATAATATCGTGCTGGTGCACGCGGCACGCTTTTCTACTGACCTCAGTTACCTGCCGCTGATGCAGCAACTGCAACAACGCTACAACGGCAAATTGCGGATACAGACCGTCGTCAGTCGTGAAGAAATGGCAGGATCGCTGACCGGGCGAGTGCCCGCGTTGATTGAAAACGGCCAGTTGGAGCAGGCGGTAGGGCTGGAAATAGATGCTGAAACCAGCCACATCATGCTGTGCGGTAACCCTCAAATGGTGCGCGACACCCAACAGTTACTGAAAGAAACACGCGGTATGCGCAAACATTTACGCCGTAAACCCGGCCATATGACCAGCGAGCATTATTGGTAA
- a CDS encoding DUF805 domain-containing protein, translated as MTLQQWCFSWRGRIGRRDFWIWQGIWLAAMVLLFIAADRGWLTTQNAAFGVVCLLWPSSSVVVKRLHDRNRKGYWGLLLIVAWMLLAANLDMLDGTLQWALGRFLPALIFIMLLLDLGVFSGSAGDNRFGPPAEPVNFLGKSARVDYQ; from the coding sequence ATGACTTTACAACAGTGGTGTTTTTCATGGCGTGGTCGAATAGGGCGGCGTGACTTCTGGATTTGGCAAGGGATTTGGCTGGCGGCAATGGTGTTGCTGTTTATTGCGGCAGATCGAGGCTGGCTTACCACGCAAAACGCCGCATTTGGCGTGGTGTGTTTGCTATGGCCTTCCAGTTCGGTGGTGGTTAAACGGTTGCATGACCGTAATCGAAAGGGTTATTGGGGGCTATTGCTCATTGTTGCGTGGATGTTGCTGGCCGCTAACCTGGATATGTTGGATGGCACGCTGCAATGGGCGCTGGGGCGTTTTCTTCCGGCGCTGATTTTTATTATGCTACTGCTTGATCTCGGCGTGTTTAGCGGCTCGGCGGGAGACAATCGCTTTGGTCCACCGGCAGAACCGGTGAACTTTTTAGGAAAAAGCGCGCGCGTGGATTACCAATAA
- a CDS encoding DUF1454 family protein codes for MKKAPGAVLASGIILFASLFGTAWADPDPQQRTEHMPAAPYLLSGAPTFDLTIAQFREKYNLANPDLPLSEYRAIDSRDDKSNLTRAASKINENLYASTALEHGTGKIKTLQITWLPIPGPEEQAAHEKALAYMTALLRFFEPTLSVAESNKRLNDLLNKGKGSLYFAQNEGALRFVVADNGEKGLTFAVEPLKLSLATP; via the coding sequence ATGAAGAAAGCACCAGGCGCCGTACTCGCGTCGGGAATAATCCTGTTCGCTTCACTGTTCGGAACGGCATGGGCCGACCCCGATCCGCAACAACGTACTGAGCATATGCCAGCGGCGCCTTATCTCCTCTCGGGCGCCCCCACATTCGATCTGACCATTGCCCAGTTTCGTGAAAAATACAATCTGGCAAACCCCGACTTACCGCTCAGCGAATATCGGGCGATTGATAGTCGTGACGATAAAAGTAATCTGACGCGCGCCGCGAGCAAAATCAATGAAAATCTCTATGCCTCAACTGCGCTCGAGCATGGCACCGGTAAAATCAAAACGCTGCAAATAACCTGGCTGCCGATCCCGGGTCCGGAAGAACAGGCTGCGCACGAGAAAGCGTTAGCCTATATGACCGCGCTGTTACGCTTCTTTGAGCCAACCCTCTCGGTTGCCGAAAGCAACAAGCGCTTGAATGATTTACTCAATAAAGGGAAAGGCTCGCTCTATTTTGCGCAGAATGAAGGGGCGCTACGTTTTGTGGTCGCCGATAATGGCGAAAAGGGGCTCACGTTCGCCGTTGAGCCATTAAAACTGTCGTTGGCGACGCCATAG
- the tpiA gene encoding triose-phosphate isomerase, which produces MRHPLVMGNWKLNGSKHMVNELIDGLRKELSAVDGCGVAIAPPVMYLDQAKHAISGSHIALGAQNVDVNLSGAFTGEVSAEMLKDIGAKYIIIGHSERRTYHHESDEFIAKKFAVLKAAGLIPVLCIGETDAENEAGKTEEVCARQIDAVLESQGADAFNGVVIAYEPVWAIGTGKSATPAQAQAVHKFIRSHIAKKDAAVAEQVIIQYGGSVNDKNAAELFAQPDIDGALVGGASLKADAFAVIVKAAAAAKKA; this is translated from the coding sequence ATGCGACATCCATTAGTTATGGGTAACTGGAAACTGAATGGCAGCAAACATATGGTCAACGAGTTGATCGATGGCCTGCGCAAAGAGCTGAGCGCCGTTGATGGTTGCGGCGTCGCCATTGCGCCGCCTGTAATGTACTTGGATCAGGCAAAACATGCGATTTCCGGCAGCCACATCGCCTTGGGTGCGCAAAACGTTGATGTCAACCTTTCTGGTGCCTTTACCGGTGAAGTGTCCGCCGAGATGTTGAAAGATATCGGTGCTAAATACATCATTATCGGTCATTCTGAGCGTCGTACTTATCACCATGAAAGCGATGAGTTTATCGCTAAAAAATTCGCTGTCTTAAAAGCGGCGGGGTTGATTCCGGTACTGTGCATCGGCGAAACCGACGCTGAAAACGAAGCGGGTAAAACCGAAGAAGTTTGCGCACGTCAAATTGACGCGGTGTTGGAATCACAGGGCGCGGATGCTTTTAACGGCGTAGTGATTGCTTATGAGCCGGTGTGGGCTATCGGTACCGGTAAATCTGCCACTCCTGCGCAGGCGCAGGCCGTGCATAAATTTATCCGTTCGCATATCGCGAAGAAAGATGCGGCAGTCGCTGAGCAAGTGATCATTCAATACGGTGGTTCCGTGAATGATAAAAATGCCGCCGAGCTGTTTGCTCAGCCTGATATCGACGGTGCGCTGGTTGGCGGCGCTTCGTTAAAAGCCGATGCGTTTGCGGTGATTGTTAAAGCCGCCGCGGCAGCGAAGAAAGCCTAA
- a CDS encoding CDP-diacylglycerol diphosphatase, with translation MRERPRVLKLIVVLIAILVIGLATAAYRVHKNADALWQIISQKCVPGQRQGNPAPCQRVDMAQGYVILKDLVGPLQYLLMPIDKITGMESPRILDPQTPNFFAEAWQQRSLLAQRHGTAIADSALSLAINSKYGRTQNQLHIHISCLRRDIRQRLDTLTPALNTRWQAEKLGSHTYLVRTLSAEELAQQSSFIRLADEVPHARGEMGKYGMALARLPDGRLALMAIESHWLKLNRGSAEELQDHQCAILN, from the coding sequence ATGCGGGAACGACCGCGGGTTTTAAAATTGATTGTAGTACTGATAGCCATTCTGGTTATCGGGTTGGCGACCGCCGCTTATCGCGTACATAAAAATGCCGATGCATTGTGGCAAATCATTAGTCAGAAATGTGTGCCAGGCCAGCGGCAAGGTAATCCGGCCCCGTGTCAGCGCGTTGATATGGCACAGGGATATGTGATCCTGAAAGATTTGGTTGGGCCGTTACAATATTTGTTAATGCCAATTGATAAAATTACCGGTATGGAAAGCCCGCGCATTCTTGATCCGCAGACGCCGAATTTTTTTGCCGAAGCCTGGCAACAGCGCTCGCTGCTGGCACAGCGGCACGGCACGGCGATTGCTGATAGCGCATTGTCGCTGGCGATTAATTCCAAATATGGACGGACGCAAAATCAGCTACACATCCATATTTCCTGTTTGCGCCGGGATATTCGTCAGCGACTCGATACGTTAACGCCGGCACTCAATACGCGTTGGCAGGCGGAAAAATTGGGAAGTCATACTTACCTGGTCCGAACCCTGAGCGCGGAAGAGTTAGCACAGCAAAGCAGTTTTATCCGCCTGGCGGACGAAGTGCCGCATGCACGCGGTGAAATGGGGAAATATGGTATGGCGCTTGCCCGTTTGCCGGACGGCCGGTTAGCGCTAATGGCGATCGAAAGCCATTGGTTAAAATTGAACCGTGGATCGGCGGAAGAGTTGCAAGACCACCAGTGCGCTATTTTGAACTGA
- a CDS encoding sulfate ABC transporter substrate-binding protein, with protein sequence MKKWSVGLTLLLVTTSVLAKDIQLLNVSYDPTRELYEQYNKAFSAHYKQETGDNVVVRQSHGGSGKQATSVINGIRADVVTLALESDVDAIADRGRIDKNWIKRLPDNSAPYTSTIVFLVRKGNPKQIHNWPDLIKPGVSVITPNPKTSGGARWNYLAAWGWALDQNHGDQAKAQEYVKALFKNVEVQDSGARGATNTFVERGIGDVLIAWENEAYLAVNKLGKDQFEIITPSESILAEPTVSVVDKVVDERGTRKVAEDYLKYLYSPEGQTIAAENYYRPRDAAVAKKFANTFAPVNLFTIDNKFGGWTQAQKTHFSDGGTYDQIMKR encoded by the coding sequence ATGAAGAAGTGGAGTGTAGGATTGACCCTGTTGCTGGTTACAACCAGTGTACTGGCAAAGGATATTCAACTGCTTAATGTCTCTTACGATCCAACGCGTGAGCTCTATGAGCAATACAATAAAGCCTTTAGCGCGCACTATAAGCAAGAAACCGGCGATAATGTCGTGGTGCGGCAATCCCATGGCGGATCGGGTAAACAGGCGACATCGGTGATTAACGGTATCCGTGCCGATGTGGTAACGCTGGCGTTAGAGTCGGACGTTGATGCGATTGCCGATCGCGGGCGTATTGATAAAAACTGGATTAAGCGTCTGCCGGATAACTCCGCGCCTTATACTTCAACCATTGTTTTCCTGGTGCGTAAAGGCAATCCGAAACAGATTCACAACTGGCCTGATTTAATTAAACCGGGTGTCTCGGTTATTACGCCGAACCCGAAAACATCCGGCGGCGCGCGTTGGAACTACCTTGCGGCTTGGGGCTGGGCGTTAGATCAGAACCATGGCGATCAGGCTAAAGCGCAAGAGTATGTTAAGGCCCTGTTTAAAAACGTTGAGGTGCAGGATTCCGGCGCACGTGGCGCAACCAACACTTTCGTTGAGCGTGGTATCGGCGATGTGCTGATCGCGTGGGAAAACGAAGCGTACCTTGCAGTGAATAAACTGGGTAAAGATCAGTTTGAAATTATCACCCCGAGCGAATCAATCCTGGCGGAACCGACGGTGTCGGTGGTCGACAAAGTGGTGGATGAGCGCGGAACGCGTAAAGTGGCGGAAGATTACCTGAAATATCTCTATTCGCCAGAAGGCCAGACCATTGCCGCAGAAAACTACTACCGTCCACGTGACGCTGCGGTCGCGAAGAAATTTGCTAATACCTTTGCGCCGGTCAACTTGTTTACCATTGATAACAAATTTGGCGGCTGGACGCAGGCGCAGAAGACGCACTTCTCTGATGGCGGCACTTACGACCAGATAATGAAACGTTAA
- the pfkA gene encoding 6-phosphofructokinase, producing MIKKIGVLTSGGDAPGMNAAIRGVVRAALSEGLEVFGIYDGYLGLYEDRMVNLDRYSVSDMINRGGTFLGSARFPEFRDEEVRAVAIENMKKRGIDALVVIGGDGSYMGAKRLTEMGFPCIGLPGTIDNDVAGTDYTIGYFTALETVVEAIDRLRDTSSSHQRISIVEVMGRYCGDLTLAAAIAGGCEFIVLPEIPYTREELVEEIKAGIAKGKKHAIVAITEHICDIDELAKYIETETKRETRATVLGHIQRGGAPVAYDRILASRMGAYSIELLLQGYGGRCVGIQNEKMVHHDIIDAIENMKRPFKGDWLETAKKLY from the coding sequence ATGATCAAAAAAATCGGTGTACTGACAAGTGGCGGCGACGCCCCAGGGATGAACGCAGCGATCCGTGGTGTAGTCCGCGCGGCACTCAGTGAAGGTTTAGAAGTTTTTGGTATCTATGATGGCTATCTGGGGTTGTATGAAGATCGTATGGTTAACCTGGATCGGTACAGCGTATCTGACATGATAAACCGCGGTGGCACCTTTCTGGGCTCTGCGCGTTTTCCAGAATTCCGCGATGAGGAAGTGCGTGCCGTTGCAATCGAAAATATGAAAAAACGCGGTATTGACGCACTGGTAGTGATTGGCGGTGACGGTTCCTATATGGGCGCGAAGCGCCTGACTGAAATGGGGTTCCCTTGTATCGGTCTGCCGGGCACCATTGATAACGATGTGGCGGGAACCGATTACACCATTGGTTACTTCACCGCGCTGGAAACCGTCGTTGAAGCGATTGATCGCCTGCGTGATACGTCGTCTTCACACCAACGTATCTCAATTGTGGAAGTGATGGGGCGCTACTGCGGCGATCTCACGCTGGCCGCCGCGATTGCCGGTGGTTGTGAATTTATCGTGTTACCTGAAATCCCCTACACCCGCGAAGAGTTGGTGGAAGAGATTAAAGCCGGTATCGCGAAAGGGAAAAAACATGCCATTGTGGCGATTACTGAGCACATTTGCGATATCGACGAGCTGGCAAAATATATTGAAACGGAAACCAAACGCGAAACCCGCGCCACGGTGTTAGGCCACATTCAGCGTGGCGGCGCGCCGGTTGCTTATGACCGTATTTTGGCCTCGCGTATGGGCGCTTACTCCATTGAACTGCTGCTACAGGGTTATGGCGGTCGTTGTGTCGGTATTCAGAATGAAAAAATGGTTCACCACGACATTATCGATGCCATTGAGAACATGAAGCGTCCCTTTAAGGGTGACTGGCTGGAAACGGCGAAAAAACTCTACTAA